Proteins encoded within one genomic window of Raineyella fluvialis:
- a CDS encoding bacterial proteasome activator family protein — translation MSEEPQGSAAEDANGEAQVLAGRTDDGRVYVVGPEQMAVTGPDGAEESQNGSVTDQVEQPAKVMRIATMIQRLLDEERTAPLDDASRQRLAELHASSVAELKDGLSPDLAAELERLSRPFTPAHTPSDDELRIAQAQLVGWLEGLFQGIQTALVAQQMAARAQLERGRRELPNQQGPAPQHPMPGQNPGQGGMYL, via the coding sequence ATGAGCGAGGAGCCGCAGGGCAGCGCCGCCGAGGACGCCAACGGGGAAGCGCAGGTACTGGCCGGTCGTACGGACGACGGGCGGGTGTACGTGGTCGGCCCGGAGCAGATGGCGGTGACGGGCCCGGACGGGGCCGAGGAGTCGCAGAACGGGTCGGTCACCGACCAGGTCGAACAGCCGGCGAAGGTGATGCGGATCGCGACAATGATCCAGCGCCTCCTCGACGAGGAGCGCACCGCACCCCTCGACGACGCCAGTCGGCAACGGCTGGCCGAGCTCCACGCCAGCTCCGTCGCCGAGCTCAAGGACGGGCTGAGTCCCGACCTCGCGGCGGAACTGGAGCGCCTGTCGCGACCGTTCACCCCCGCTCACACACCCTCGGACGACGAACTGCGGATCGCCCAGGCCCAGCTGGTCGGCTGGCTCGAGGGGCTCTTCCAGGGCATCCAGACCGCCCTGGTCGCCCAGCAGATGGCCGCCCGGGCGCAACTCGAGCGTGGCCGCCGGGAGCTGCCCAACCAGCAGGGTCCCGCCCCGCAACACCCGATGCCCGGTCAGAACCCGGGTCAGGGAGGCATGTACCTCTAG
- a CDS encoding phosphoenolpyruvate carboxykinase (GTP): MSVDTTQAPTTHKALLEWVSEVAALTEPDSIYWCDGSQEEYDRLGAELVAAGTAIRLNEDKKKNSYYFASDPDDVARVEDRTFICSQNEADAGPTNNWRDPAEMKATLTELYRGCMHGRTMYVIPFCMGPIDAEDPTFGVEISDSAYVAMSMRIMTRMGKAPLEAMTKGGDRAFVPCLHSVGYPLEPGQADVAWPCNTEKYIVHFPEDRAIWSYGSGYGGNALLGKKCYSLRIASVMARDEGWLAEHMLILKLTSPAGKVYHIAGAFPSACGKTNLAMIEPTLPGWKAETLGDDIAWMRFDEEGYLRAVNPENGFFGVAPGTGESSNPNAMKTINIGNSIFTNVARTLDGDVWWEGMTDEKPAELIDWKGNPWTPASGTKAAHPNSRFTTPMEQAPTLGAEWNDGKGVRIDAILFGGRRATTVPLVTETSDWAHGVFMGATCSSETTAAATGAVGVVRRDPMAMLPFIGYNAGDYIQHWLDMPSLHENAHMPKVFYVNWFRKSADGKFLWPGFGDNSRVLAWIVGRLEGTADAARTPIGYVPTLDAIDRTGIEDEVDDATMAEVLKVDTEEWQRELPLIKEWFTKLGERLPQQLWSDLDQLKAALEA; encoded by the coding sequence GTGTCCGTTGACACCACTCAGGCACCCACCACCCATAAGGCCCTACTGGAGTGGGTCTCCGAGGTTGCGGCACTGACCGAACCCGACTCGATCTACTGGTGTGACGGCTCCCAGGAGGAGTACGACCGCCTCGGTGCCGAGCTCGTCGCCGCCGGCACTGCCATCCGCCTGAACGAGGACAAGAAGAAGAACTCGTACTACTTCGCCTCCGACCCCGACGACGTCGCCCGGGTCGAGGACCGTACGTTCATCTGCTCGCAGAATGAGGCCGACGCCGGCCCCACCAACAACTGGCGCGACCCGGCCGAGATGAAGGCCACGCTCACCGAGCTCTACCGCGGTTGCATGCACGGTCGGACGATGTACGTCATCCCGTTCTGCATGGGCCCCATCGACGCCGAGGACCCGACGTTCGGCGTGGAGATCTCCGACTCGGCCTACGTCGCGATGTCGATGCGGATCATGACCCGGATGGGCAAGGCTCCGCTCGAGGCGATGACCAAGGGCGGCGACCGCGCGTTCGTCCCCTGCCTGCACTCGGTCGGCTACCCGCTCGAGCCCGGCCAGGCCGACGTCGCCTGGCCGTGCAACACCGAGAAGTACATCGTCCACTTCCCCGAGGACCGCGCGATCTGGTCGTACGGCTCCGGCTACGGCGGCAACGCCCTGCTGGGCAAGAAGTGCTACTCGCTGCGCATCGCCTCGGTGATGGCCCGCGACGAGGGCTGGCTCGCCGAGCACATGCTGATCCTCAAGCTGACCTCGCCGGCGGGCAAGGTCTACCACATCGCCGGCGCCTTCCCGTCCGCCTGCGGCAAGACCAACCTGGCCATGATCGAGCCGACCCTGCCCGGCTGGAAGGCCGAGACCCTCGGTGACGACATCGCCTGGATGCGCTTCGACGAGGAGGGCTACCTGCGCGCCGTCAACCCGGAGAACGGCTTCTTCGGCGTGGCCCCCGGCACCGGCGAGTCGTCCAACCCGAACGCCATGAAGACGATCAACATCGGCAACTCGATCTTCACCAATGTCGCCCGTACGCTCGACGGCGACGTGTGGTGGGAGGGCATGACCGACGAGAAGCCGGCCGAGCTGATCGACTGGAAGGGCAACCCCTGGACCCCGGCCTCCGGGACCAAGGCCGCCCACCCGAACAGCCGCTTCACCACCCCGATGGAGCAGGCTCCGACGCTGGGTGCCGAGTGGAACGACGGCAAGGGCGTCCGCATCGACGCGATCCTCTTCGGTGGCCGCCGCGCTACCACCGTCCCGCTGGTGACCGAGACCTCCGACTGGGCGCACGGCGTCTTCATGGGGGCGACCTGCTCCTCGGAGACCACCGCCGCCGCCACCGGTGCGGTCGGCGTCGTCCGCCGCGACCCGATGGCGATGCTGCCCTTCATCGGCTACAACGCCGGTGACTACATCCAGCACTGGCTGGACATGCCGTCGCTGCACGAGAACGCGCACATGCCGAAGGTGTTCTACGTGAACTGGTTCCGCAAGTCCGCGGACGGCAAGTTCCTCTGGCCGGGCTTCGGCGACAACAGCCGCGTACTGGCCTGGATCGTCGGCCGCCTCGAGGGCACCGCCGACGCCGCCCGGACGCCGATCGGCTACGTCCCGACCCTCGACGCGATCGACCGCACCGGGATCGAGGACGAGGTCGACGACGCCACCATGGCCGAGGTGCTCAAGGTGGACACCGAGGAGTGGCAGCGTGAGCTCCCGCTGATCAAGGAGTGGTTCACCAAGCTCGGCGAGCGCCTGCCGCAGCAGCTGTGGAGTGACCTCGACCAGCTGAAGGCCGCTCTGGAGGCCTGA
- a CDS encoding LCP family protein — protein MDPQHDRLRADSFSVASGWTVLTAVFPGIGLIRAGHRALGNLVIGLAIGALAALGVLIAVRREWALAMLVNPTFLRVTGVVLGAMALLWILAIVAVHLRIRPLPIQTWQRWAGFAMVTVLTFAVGAPSAVGARYAWSQADLVTSVFGGNTAPTTGGVPQAWKSKGRLNVLLLGGDSGPDRTGMRTDTVMVASIDTTTGDTVFFGLPRNTARMPFPDGPLRKAYPNGWYDGHNADDPMFMLNAMYEFVPEQHPELFPDKTHAGGNVMKASVGEALGLPIDYYAVVDLAGFERLIDAMGGVTVNINSYIPMGGSTDTHTPPKQWLSPGANQHLDGNQALWYARGRFGSDDFQRMARQRCVLSALADQANVPNLLSRYEAIAREFQGVVTTDVPQGDLASVLNLALLMRSGNTRSIVFTNGTAGFHSAHPDFALMKTQVQEAIKESARKATPSPAASSAPAASTEATPAPPRPRRAPARPPARRRPRRPRRRPRRPRPASMSAPSVRTIRWPHRKRSRTRRTG, from the coding sequence ATGGACCCTCAGCACGACCGGCTGCGCGCCGACTCCTTCTCGGTCGCCTCCGGGTGGACGGTCCTCACGGCCGTGTTCCCCGGGATCGGACTGATCCGCGCCGGTCACCGCGCCCTCGGGAACCTGGTCATCGGGCTCGCCATCGGCGCTCTCGCGGCCCTGGGCGTGCTGATCGCCGTCCGCCGCGAGTGGGCCCTGGCGATGCTGGTCAACCCCACGTTCCTCCGGGTGACCGGTGTCGTGCTCGGCGCCATGGCGCTGCTGTGGATCCTCGCCATCGTCGCCGTCCACCTACGGATCCGGCCGCTGCCGATCCAGACCTGGCAGCGCTGGGCCGGATTCGCGATGGTGACCGTGCTCACCTTCGCCGTGGGTGCGCCATCCGCCGTGGGAGCCCGCTACGCCTGGTCCCAGGCGGACCTGGTGACCAGCGTTTTCGGCGGCAACACGGCGCCGACGACCGGCGGCGTCCCGCAGGCCTGGAAGAGCAAGGGCCGCCTCAACGTCCTGCTGCTCGGTGGCGACTCCGGTCCGGACCGCACCGGCATGCGGACCGACACCGTGATGGTCGCCTCGATCGACACCACCACCGGCGACACCGTCTTCTTCGGCCTGCCGCGCAACACCGCCCGGATGCCGTTCCCCGACGGCCCGCTGCGCAAGGCCTACCCGAACGGCTGGTACGACGGCCACAACGCCGACGACCCGATGTTCATGCTCAACGCGATGTACGAGTTCGTGCCGGAGCAGCACCCGGAACTCTTCCCCGACAAGACCCACGCCGGTGGCAACGTGATGAAGGCGTCGGTGGGCGAGGCCCTCGGTCTGCCGATCGACTACTACGCCGTCGTCGACCTCGCCGGGTTCGAGCGGCTGATCGACGCGATGGGCGGGGTGACCGTCAACATCAACTCCTACATCCCGATGGGCGGCAGCACCGACACGCACACGCCGCCCAAGCAGTGGCTCTCCCCCGGCGCGAACCAGCACCTCGACGGCAACCAGGCCCTCTGGTACGCCCGCGGCCGGTTCGGCTCGGACGACTTCCAGCGGATGGCCCGGCAGCGCTGCGTCCTGAGCGCGCTCGCCGACCAGGCCAACGTGCCGAACCTGCTCAGCCGCTACGAGGCCATCGCCCGGGAGTTCCAGGGCGTGGTGACCACGGACGTCCCCCAGGGAGACCTGGCGTCGGTGCTCAACCTCGCCCTGCTGATGCGGTCCGGCAACACCCGCTCGATCGTGTTCACCAACGGCACCGCCGGCTTCCACTCGGCGCACCCGGACTTCGCCCTGATGAAGACGCAGGTGCAGGAGGCGATCAAGGAGTCGGCACGCAAGGCCACCCCCTCCCCGGCCGCGTCCTCGGCTCCCGCTGCCAGCACCGAGGCGACTCCCGCCCCACCCCGACCCCGACGAGCACCCGCAAGGCCACCAGCAAGGCGACGACCCCGACGCCCACGCCGACGTCCGAGGCGACCGAGGCCAGCGTCAATGTCCGCGCCGTCTGTGCGTACGATCCGGTGGCCGCACAGGAAGCGGTCGCGAACCCGCCGTACTGGGTGA
- a CDS encoding helix-turn-helix domain-containing protein: MSVSVTEAGCAEHPELYQHPLLEDDPGRSATAEQRRQRTAMTRRASAICGGCGEMPECLYRAVVEYDVSGFVAGTTEHQRRRMRTLLELTVGPDDLDSLTGVSASPHQVNHAEIVRLRAQNPHMSLDTIAQRLGCSLSTVKRHLRRARAEAAGVPERPRDDTSPEPPSPDEVLSARAQVVESVLAA; the protein is encoded by the coding sequence GTGAGCGTTTCTGTCACCGAGGCCGGGTGCGCCGAGCACCCGGAGCTGTACCAGCACCCGCTGCTGGAGGACGATCCGGGCCGATCGGCCACCGCCGAGCAGCGCCGGCAGCGGACGGCGATGACCCGTCGCGCCAGCGCGATCTGCGGGGGGTGCGGGGAGATGCCGGAGTGCCTCTACCGCGCGGTGGTCGAGTACGACGTCTCCGGCTTCGTCGCCGGCACCACCGAGCACCAGCGGCGACGGATGCGTACGCTCCTCGAGCTGACCGTCGGACCGGACGACCTTGATTCACTCACCGGCGTGTCCGCCTCGCCGCACCAGGTCAACCATGCCGAGATCGTCCGGCTGCGCGCGCAGAATCCGCACATGTCGCTGGACACCATCGCCCAGCGCCTCGGTTGCTCGCTCTCGACGGTGAAGCGGCACCTGCGCCGGGCCCGCGCCGAGGCGGCCGGTGTCCCCGAACGACCCCGCGACGACACCTCCCCGGAGCCGCCGAGCCCCGACGAGGTGCTGTCGGCCCGCGCGCAGGTGGTCGAGTCGGTGCTGGCCGCCTAG
- a CDS encoding M20/M25/M40 family metallo-hydrolase — protein sequence MAARTALERLRQLVEVETPSFDPAASAAVTDLLAGWFADVGATVEFVRSIAGTHLRLEVAGDGRAPLLLVGHCDTVWPVGTLADRMPWSVEGDVVRGPGVYDMKGGLIVMLTALEALRARAHRPVRIVIVCDEEAGSPTSQDLVRDCLDGVAGVIGFESPHEDGALKVGRRGSTRVRLVVRGRAAHAAVDPTAGVSAIDELVDQLVGIRRLVATASARSEVLCNVGTISGGGRANVVPEAAECELGLRFLDTATEHDVLAALGALRPIRAGARLEVDVLSHRPPWAPGSADRALAASIGAIAAALGLPTPGYRKAAGAGDTNLTGALGVPTVDGFGPRGGGAHALDEHILFSSLVQRSALLVALLTR from the coding sequence ATGGCGGCCCGGACGGCACTCGAGCGACTGCGTCAACTCGTGGAGGTGGAGACCCCTTCGTTCGACCCCGCCGCCAGCGCGGCGGTCACCGATCTCCTCGCCGGATGGTTCGCAGACGTCGGGGCGACGGTCGAGTTCGTCCGGAGCATCGCCGGCACGCACCTGCGCCTCGAGGTGGCCGGCGACGGCCGCGCGCCGCTGCTGCTGGTCGGCCACTGCGACACGGTCTGGCCGGTCGGCACCCTGGCCGACCGGATGCCATGGTCGGTCGAGGGTGACGTCGTACGGGGGCCCGGTGTCTACGACATGAAGGGCGGGCTCATCGTCATGCTGACCGCCCTGGAAGCGCTGCGCGCACGGGCGCACCGCCCGGTGCGCATCGTCATCGTGTGCGACGAGGAGGCCGGGTCACCGACCTCGCAGGACCTCGTCCGGGACTGCCTCGACGGGGTCGCCGGCGTGATCGGGTTCGAGTCGCCGCACGAGGACGGTGCGCTCAAGGTCGGCCGGCGGGGGAGCACCCGGGTCCGGCTCGTCGTACGGGGCAGGGCCGCGCACGCCGCGGTCGATCCGACGGCGGGGGTCTCCGCGATCGACGAACTGGTCGACCAGCTCGTCGGGATCCGGCGCCTGGTGGCGACGGCGAGTGCACGCAGCGAGGTTCTCTGCAACGTCGGCACCATCTCCGGTGGCGGGCGGGCCAACGTCGTGCCCGAGGCGGCGGAGTGTGAACTGGGGCTGCGGTTCCTCGATACGGCCACCGAGCACGACGTGCTCGCGGCCTTAGGGGCATTGCGTCCGATCCGTGCGGGTGCCCGACTCGAGGTGGACGTGCTCAGTCATCGACCCCCGTGGGCGCCGGGATCGGCGGATCGCGCCCTGGCGGCATCGATCGGTGCGATCGCGGCGGCCCTCGGCCTGCCGACGCCGGGGTACCGGAAGGCGGCAGGGGCGGGCGACACGAATCTCACCGGTGCGCTCGGCGTGCCGACCGTCGACGGCTTCGGCCCCCGCGGAGGCGGAGCCCATGCTCTCGACGAGCACATCCTCTTCTCCAGCCTGGTGCAGCGCAGCGCGCTACTGGTGGCCCTGTTGACGCGGTGA
- a CDS encoding AMP-binding enzyme → MLVLKRPWPAMLRTLYKDEKRYIDTYWSKYPGAYLTGDSARIDEDGYIWIVGRTDDVIKVSGHRIGTAEVEAAMNSHPDVIESAAIGLPHEVKGQGIHAFAILRAGLKGSPELAEDIRRHVAQHLSPIAKPDVIDFVDSLPKTRSGKIMRRVLKAQALGEDVGDLSTMDTGA, encoded by the coding sequence ATGCTGGTGCTCAAGCGGCCGTGGCCGGCCATGCTGCGGACGCTCTACAAGGACGAGAAGCGCTACATCGACACGTACTGGTCGAAATACCCCGGCGCGTACCTCACCGGTGACTCGGCCCGGATCGACGAGGACGGCTACATCTGGATCGTCGGGCGCACCGACGACGTGATCAAGGTGTCCGGCCACCGGATCGGTACCGCTGAGGTCGAGGCGGCGATGAACTCGCACCCCGACGTGATCGAGTCGGCGGCCATCGGCCTGCCCCACGAGGTGAAGGGCCAGGGGATCCACGCCTTCGCGATCCTGCGGGCCGGTCTCAAGGGCTCCCCGGAGCTCGCCGAGGACATCCGCAGGCACGTCGCCCAGCACCTCAGCCCGATCGCCAAGCCGGACGTGATCGACTTCGTCGACTCGCTGCCGAAGACCCGCTCGGGCAAGATCATGCGCCGGGTGCTCAAGGCCCAGGCGCTCGGTGAGGACGTCGGCGACCTGTCGACGATGGACACCGGCGCCTGA
- a CDS encoding BBE domain-containing protein: MDLVQPMPYTTFQAIVDAFNQKGGRNYHRGLHLTGFSDEVMGPYLAAGRDIHSPLTQGLVFQNGGAISRVAEDDTAAGNRAAPFMAHPIACWLTTAEDAYELDWVAKFSAAFAPATTGGTYLNFEPGTSHHDLLAGFGQDKYSRLVELKGRWDPTNLFRSNHNINPELAPAV, translated from the coding sequence ATGGACCTGGTCCAGCCGATGCCCTACACCACGTTCCAGGCCATCGTCGACGCCTTCAACCAGAAGGGTGGCCGCAACTACCACCGCGGCCTGCACCTGACCGGCTTCAGCGATGAGGTGATGGGGCCCTACCTCGCCGCCGGCCGCGACATCCACTCGCCGCTGACCCAGGGCCTCGTCTTCCAGAACGGTGGCGCCATCAGCCGCGTCGCCGAGGACGACACCGCGGCGGGGAACCGTGCGGCGCCATTCATGGCGCACCCGATCGCGTGCTGGCTGACGACGGCCGAGGACGCCTACGAATTGGACTGGGTGGCGAAGTTCTCGGCGGCGTTCGCACCGGCGACCACCGGCGGCACGTACCTCAACTTCGAGCCCGGAACCAGCCACCACGACCTGCTGGCCGGCTTCGGGCAGGACAAGTACTCCCGGCTCGTCGAGCTCAAGGGTCGCTGGGACCCGACCAACCTGTTCCGCTCCAACCACAACATCAACCCGGAGTTGGCACCGGCCGTCTGA
- a CDS encoding precorrin-8X methylmutase produces the protein MAPTPALHPPYDYLRDGADIYRESFAIIRSETRLEHLPADVAHVAVRMVHASAQPDIVDDLRYSPGVVAACREALAAGAPILCDSTMVAHGIIRSTLPADNEVICRLADPQLPELARRLGTTKAAAAIDLWAERLEGAIVAIGNAPTALFHLLETIGAGGPRPAAIVGIPVGFVGADRSKEALAANPWGLEYLTLLGRRGGSAVAAAAVNAMSIR, from the coding sequence GTGGCCCCGACACCTGCCCTCCACCCCCCGTACGACTATCTGCGTGACGGCGCGGACATCTACCGGGAATCGTTCGCGATCATCCGCAGCGAGACGCGCCTGGAGCACCTGCCCGCGGACGTCGCCCATGTGGCCGTCCGGATGGTGCATGCCTCGGCCCAGCCGGACATCGTCGACGACCTGCGGTACTCGCCCGGGGTGGTCGCCGCGTGCCGTGAGGCCCTGGCCGCAGGGGCGCCGATCCTGTGCGACTCGACCATGGTGGCCCACGGGATCATCCGCTCCACGCTGCCGGCCGACAACGAGGTGATCTGCCGCCTCGCCGACCCCCAGCTGCCGGAGCTGGCCCGCCGCCTCGGCACCACGAAGGCCGCCGCGGCCATCGACCTGTGGGCCGAGCGCCTGGAGGGGGCGATCGTGGCGATCGGTAACGCCCCGACCGCTCTCTTCCACCTGCTCGAGACCATCGGCGCCGGTGGCCCCCGCCCGGCGGCGATCGTGGGGATCCCGGTCGGTTTCGTCGGGGCGGACCGCTCCAAGGAGGCCTTGGCCGCCAACCCCTGGGGCCTGGAATACCTCACGCTGCTCGGCCGACGGGGCGGGAGCGCGGTCGCGGCAGCAGCGGTCAACGCCATGTCGATCCGGTGA
- a CDS encoding HAD family hydrolase — MRRTWRPRLVALDIDGTIVDHDSVLPDALRDAIRRIAEEGTQVVLSTGRSWHDTRDVVDRLGLPEGPYVCSNGAVVVRYPPLEVVRMVTFDPADVIERVQRMAPHALIAVEEVGRGYRLNAPFPPGDLSGTMEVVGVDDLASRPVTRVIVRDPGSSPEDFIELAERLGLHGVSYFIGWSAWLDIAPEGVHKAMALADVCARRGIDPADVLAMGDGRNDIEMLRWAGRGVALGDAPLEVRLAADAVTGLFDEGGTLAELSRWFDLD, encoded by the coding sequence GTGCGCCGGACCTGGCGGCCACGCCTGGTGGCCCTCGACATCGACGGGACGATCGTCGATCACGACTCGGTGCTGCCCGACGCGCTGCGCGATGCGATCCGGCGGATCGCCGAGGAGGGAACCCAGGTCGTCCTGTCGACCGGACGCTCCTGGCACGACACCCGCGACGTGGTCGACCGGCTGGGGCTTCCCGAGGGGCCGTACGTGTGCTCGAACGGTGCCGTGGTCGTCCGTTATCCGCCGCTGGAGGTGGTCCGGATGGTCACCTTCGACCCCGCCGACGTGATCGAGCGGGTGCAGCGGATGGCCCCGCACGCCCTGATCGCCGTCGAGGAGGTCGGCCGCGGCTACCGGCTCAACGCCCCGTTCCCGCCGGGTGACCTCAGCGGCACGATGGAGGTGGTCGGCGTCGACGACCTCGCCTCGCGGCCGGTCACCCGCGTCATCGTCCGCGATCCCGGCAGTTCCCCCGAGGACTTCATCGAACTGGCCGAGCGGCTCGGTCTGCACGGGGTCTCGTACTTCATCGGCTGGAGCGCTTGGCTCGACATCGCCCCGGAGGGCGTGCACAAGGCGATGGCGCTGGCCGATGTCTGCGCCCGTCGCGGGATCGACCCGGCCGACGTCCTGGCGATGGGTGACGGGCGCAACGACATCGAGATGCTGCGCTGGGCCGGCCGCGGGGTCGCCCTGGGCGACGCCCCGCTGGAGGTCCGGCTGGCCGCCGACGCGGTCACCGGGTTGTTCGACGAGGGCGGCACCCTCGCCGAACTCTCCCGGTGGTTCGACCTGGACTGA
- a CDS encoding FAD-binding oxidoreductase: MSESAAVGLTISPEFKGQLIGPGDPDYDRARAVYNASIDRRPALIVRPTGAADVADAVAYARSSGLPLVVKCGGHAVAGTSASDGGVLIDLSSLKGVHVDPQRGVAVAQAGVLWGEYDRETTLRGLATPGGRVTTTGLGGFTLGGGYGWLSRRHGLACDNLVGADVVTADGRLVHASETENADLLWGSGVPAPTSESSCRTNCGCTRSLRWSSPACSWSPTWTTGPPSNSCRPTVNSLPPPRRTSPPRRPRSSPRRPSSCRRH, encoded by the coding sequence ATGTCCGAATCGGCAGCGGTGGGGCTGACGATCAGCCCCGAATTCAAGGGACAACTCATCGGTCCGGGAGATCCGGACTACGACCGGGCCCGCGCGGTCTACAACGCATCGATCGACCGACGCCCCGCGCTGATCGTACGGCCCACGGGTGCGGCCGACGTCGCCGACGCCGTCGCGTACGCCCGCAGTTCCGGTCTGCCACTGGTCGTCAAATGTGGCGGACACGCCGTGGCCGGGACCTCGGCCAGCGATGGCGGTGTGCTGATCGACCTGTCCAGCCTCAAGGGCGTCCACGTCGACCCGCAGCGAGGCGTCGCCGTGGCCCAGGCCGGGGTGTTGTGGGGCGAATACGATCGCGAGACCACACTGCGTGGCCTGGCGACGCCCGGTGGGCGGGTGACGACGACGGGTCTCGGTGGTTTCACGCTCGGGGGTGGCTATGGCTGGCTGTCGCGCCGGCACGGTCTCGCCTGTGACAACCTGGTCGGCGCGGACGTCGTGACGGCTGACGGCCGGCTGGTCCACGCCTCGGAGACGGAGAACGCCGACCTGCTCTGGGGCTCCGGGGTGCCGGCGCCAACTTCGGAGTCGTCATGTCGTACGAACTGCGGGTGCACCCGATCGCTCCGCTGGTCCTCGCCGGCATGCTCGTGGTCCCCAACATGGACGACGGGTCCGCCGTCCAACTCCTGCAGGCCTACCGTGAATTCGCTGCCGCCGCCCCGGAGGACGTCTCCACCGCGACGGCCACGATCCTCGCCCCGCCGGCCGAGTTCGTGCCGCCGCCACTGA